Proteins from a single region of Haloterrigena turkmenica DSM 5511:
- a CDS encoding tyrosine-type recombinase/integrase yields the protein MPADTTDGANPDVHSRTWLKPAQVERMKDACLTEEFPTYLQDRNLAIVSLLYDTGLRASELVSLDTRHLELEDSRLLLPGSIQKGNASSASLELGKWGADSTRDLRRYLRDRWKDTDALFPSRSSDRLSRRSLQRLIGRVAEVADVEPYTEDFEQVDPSHVHPHTLRHSVAYRIIVEEEGRLEDVQMRLRHANRSTTDRIYSHYVVR from the coding sequence ATGCCAGCGGACACCACCGACGGTGCAAACCCCGACGTTCACTCACGGACCTGGCTGAAACCCGCCCAGGTCGAACGAATGAAAGACGCCTGTCTCACTGAGGAGTTCCCCACCTACCTACAGGATCGAAACCTCGCGATTGTCTCACTCCTCTACGACACCGGGCTTCGAGCAAGCGAGCTCGTCTCGCTCGATACCCGCCACCTGGAACTTGAGGACTCCCGGCTCTTGCTCCCCGGCAGTATCCAGAAAGGAAACGCGTCGTCAGCCTCGCTCGAATTAGGGAAGTGGGGCGCGGATTCGACACGAGACCTGCGTAGGTACCTCCGAGACCGCTGGAAGGACACCGACGCGTTATTCCCTTCGCGATCGAGCGACCGGCTCTCACGCCGCTCTCTGCAGCGTCTCATCGGCCGCGTCGCAGAGGTGGCCGACGTCGAGCCGTACACCGAGGACTTTGAACAGGTGGATCCGAGCCACGTCCACCCGCATACGCTTCGACATTCCGTTGCCTATCGGATCATCGTCGAGGAAGAAGGACGGCTTGAGGACGTGCAAATGCGACTACGTCACGCGAACAGATCAACGACGGACCGGATTTACTCCCACTACGTCGTGAGATGA